In Thermococcus sp., the following are encoded in one genomic region:
- a CDS encoding ATP-binding cassette domain-containing protein, translating to MGEALVLVRGLEKSFNGEKILEGIGLEVKRGEVVGLVGPNGTGKSTLVKILAGVERPDSGEVLVRGHLSVVYQEDYLLPWKRLRDNICLGLKFRGKGCDPLEVSRRLGIEEFLEKYPKEVSGGTRRKASIARALLLDFDVLILDEPFTGLDQASKESLLSIITELANSGKAVLVVSHQLEELFRVADRVYVLGGRPAKIRKVLRGEELGKGAV from the coding sequence ATGGGTGAGGCGCTGGTACTGGTGAGAGGGCTTGAGAAGTCCTTCAACGGCGAGAAAATCCTGGAGGGAATAGGCCTCGAAGTTAAGCGCGGTGAGGTAGTCGGCCTCGTCGGGCCGAACGGGACCGGAAAGAGCACCCTCGTGAAGATTCTAGCGGGAGTTGAAAGGCCCGACTCCGGAGAAGTCTTGGTGAGGGGACACCTCTCGGTCGTTTATCAGGAAGACTATCTCCTCCCCTGGAAGAGGCTCCGCGACAACATCTGCCTCGGCTTAAAGTTCAGGGGAAAAGGATGCGACCCGCTCGAAGTTTCCAGAAGGCTTGGAATAGAGGAGTTCCTTGAGAAATACCCGAAGGAGGTCAGCGGTGGAACGAGGAGAAAAGCGTCGATAGCGAGGGCCCTACTCCTCGACTTCGACGTTTTGATCCTCGATGAGCCCTTTACTGGCCTTGACCAAGCTTCCAAGGAATCACTTCTTTCCATAATTACAGAATTAGCTAATTCTGGAAAAGCTGTCTTAGTGGTCTCGCACCAGCTTGAGGAGCTCTTCCGTGTTGCGGACAGGGTTTACGTCCTCGGAGGAAGGCCCGCGAAAATTAGGAAGGTTCTCCGGGGGGAGGAGCTTGGTAAGGGAGCTGTTTAA
- a CDS encoding ferritin, translated as MLSEKMLKALNEQLNKELFSAYFYFGIAAYFRERSLDGFASWMEAQAEEELGHALRIYDYIFDRGGKVELERIEKPKQEFESPLKAFEAVYLHEVGVTQSIFKLVELAKEENDHATYNFLQWFVEEQVEEEASTKAIVDKLKIIGDSPQGLFMLDRELGARSAQLRNILTQKA; from the coding sequence ATGCTGAGTGAAAAAATGCTGAAGGCCCTGAACGAACAGCTCAACAAGGAGCTCTTCTCGGCCTACTTCTACTTCGGGATAGCGGCCTACTTTAGAGAGAGAAGCCTCGACGGCTTCGCGAGCTGGATGGAGGCTCAGGCGGAGGAGGAACTCGGGCACGCCCTCAGGATATACGACTACATCTTTGACAGGGGTGGAAAGGTCGAGCTCGAGAGGATAGAGAAGCCGAAGCAGGAGTTTGAGAGCCCGCTCAAGGCCTTTGAGGCCGTCTACCTCCACGAGGTTGGAGTTACCCAGTCGATCTTCAAGCTGGTTGAGCTTGCCAAGGAGGAGAACGACCACGCGACCTACAACTTCCTCCAGTGGTTCGTGGAAGAGCAGGTTGAGGAAGAGGCGAGCACGAAGGCAATCGTTGACAAGCTCAAGATAATCGGCGACAGCCCGCAGGGTCTATTCATGCTCGACAGGGAGCTTGGAGCGAGGAGTGCACAGCTCAGAAACATTCTGACCCAGAAGGCCTGA
- a CDS encoding ubiquinone/menaquinone biosynthesis methyltransferase has translation MVRELFNGIAGRYDLVNRLTTLGLDKRWRRKACEMALGYLDAERPKILDVACGTGDMIRCMKKRLEKRNITAEFYGLDCSERMLEIAKKKVPFAQLKVGNAEEIPFPSESFDLVSIAFGLRNFSDREKAIEEIHRVLKENGLLLILEFSRNNDFLGKLAWLYTKTVVPFIGGLLTGNREAYNHLWRSIRVFPSPEELSHELRKFGFERLLLRWCFPRIAFVMVLQKV, from the coding sequence TTGGTAAGGGAGCTGTTTAACGGCATAGCCGGGCGCTACGACCTCGTGAACAGGCTGACAACGCTCGGTCTTGATAAAAGGTGGCGGAGAAAAGCCTGCGAGATGGCCTTGGGGTATCTGGATGCAGAAAGGCCAAAGATACTGGATGTTGCCTGCGGAACCGGGGACATGATAAGGTGTATGAAAAAGAGGCTTGAGAAAAGGAACATCACGGCGGAGTTCTACGGTCTGGACTGCAGTGAGCGAATGCTCGAAATAGCGAAGAAAAAAGTTCCCTTTGCCCAGCTTAAGGTGGGAAACGCTGAGGAGATTCCGTTTCCAAGTGAAAGCTTTGACTTAGTGAGCATCGCCTTTGGGTTAAGGAACTTCTCCGACAGGGAGAAAGCTATAGAGGAAATTCACCGCGTTCTGAAGGAGAACGGCCTTTTACTGATTTTGGAGTTTTCACGGAACAATGACTTTCTGGGAAAGCTCGCTTGGCTTTACACCAAGACGGTTGTCCCTTTCATTGGAGGACTTCTTACGGGTAACAGGGAAGCTTATAACCACCTCTGGCGCTCAATCAGGGTGTTTCCTTCTCCAGAAGAGCTTTCCCATGAGCTCCGTAAGTTCGGCTTTGAGAGGCTCCTCCTTAGATGGTGCTTCCCGAGGATAGCCTTCGTTATGGTTCTGCAGAAGGTTTAG
- a CDS encoding methyltransferase domain-containing protein, producing the protein MSYELASHVYEPVNTLLEVPTGIRRARKELIGKARGRVIELGVGTGLNLPLYPEDTEVIGVDISEKMLEKARRKKSRAKVELIIADARSIPFPDKSFDTAVSTFFLCVVPEKERVLSEIRRVLRPDGRLLAMECSLPKNPVFRAFLSGLSVLTSRITGTDFRVDVGNLLRKNGFEIIEEKALVNGSVRLLVAKPSAEP; encoded by the coding sequence GTGAGCTACGAGCTGGCGAGCCACGTCTACGAGCCCGTGAACACGCTCCTTGAGGTGCCCACGGGCATAAGGAGGGCCAGAAAAGAACTGATTGGAAAAGCCAGGGGGAGGGTTATTGAGCTGGGCGTTGGAACCGGGCTGAACCTTCCCCTTTACCCTGAGGACACGGAGGTCATCGGCGTTGACATCAGCGAGAAGATGCTTGAGAAAGCCCGGAGGAAAAAGAGCAGAGCCAAGGTCGAGCTTATCATAGCCGACGCCCGCTCCATCCCGTTTCCAGATAAAAGCTTCGACACGGCCGTCTCAACCTTCTTCCTCTGCGTTGTGCCGGAAAAGGAGAGGGTTTTGAGCGAGATAAGGCGCGTTTTAAGACCGGATGGCCGTCTCCTAGCGATGGAGTGCTCTCTACCAAAAAATCCCGTTTTCAGAGCCTTTTTAAGTGGATTGAGCGTGCTGACGAGTAGAATAACCGGAACGGACTTCAGGGTGGACGTTGGAAACCTCCTGAGGAAGAACGGCTTCGAAATCATCGAGGAGAAAGCCCTTGTCAATGGCTCCGTTAGGCTTTTGGTAGCTAAACCTTCTGCAGAACCATAA
- a CDS encoding NAD-dependent epimerase/dehydratase family protein: MRVLLLGGTGFIGGYVLRELLKRGHEVFVPTRRDLKLGRAETIKVSGRPEEYARLVEKLGPDAVVNLIGVLRGDYSLHYKIPGALSKVIEGTGVGLVHVSALGADESSPVEYFRSKALGEREVRRLEKYAIVRPSLVLGPGQRLFKEVLRWRVFPDLKTRVQPVDVRDLAKLLADMLEESGKHEVNVCGAGVVPLGWLVREVARRAGKRVYLLPFPEFILKMAGKLNNSLLMALTPNVCPEKGSVIFDRPFEESITFTAEGLR; this comes from the coding sequence ATGAGGGTTCTCCTCCTCGGAGGGACCGGCTTCATAGGTGGTTATGTTCTCAGGGAGCTTCTTAAGAGGGGGCACGAGGTCTTTGTCCCGACGAGGAGGGATTTAAAACTCGGTAGAGCTGAGACGATAAAGGTCTCGGGAAGGCCGGAGGAGTATGCCCGGCTTGTGGAAAAGCTGGGCCCGGATGCCGTCGTCAACCTCATCGGCGTCCTGAGGGGGGACTACTCCCTCCACTACAAAATCCCCGGGGCTCTCTCTAAAGTTATCGAAGGAACTGGAGTGGGGCTCGTCCACGTGAGCGCCCTCGGAGCCGATGAAAGCTCACCCGTGGAATACTTCAGGAGCAAGGCCCTCGGCGAGCGGGAAGTTCGAAGGCTTGAGAAATACGCAATTGTAAGACCCTCCCTCGTTCTCGGGCCGGGACAGAGGCTTTTCAAAGAGGTTCTCCGCTGGAGGGTTTTTCCAGACCTGAAGACCCGCGTTCAGCCCGTTGATGTGAGGGATTTGGCGAAACTCCTCGCGGATATGCTTGAGGAGAGCGGAAAGCACGAGGTCAACGTCTGCGGAGCGGGGGTGGTTCCCCTCGGCTGGCTCGTCCGGGAGGTCGCGAGGAGGGCTGGAAAGAGGGTTTACCTGCTCCCCTTTCCGGAGTTCATCTTAAAGATGGCTGGGAAACTGAATAACTCCCTTCTAATGGCCTTAACTCCCAACGTCTGCCCGGAAAAGGGAAGCGTTATCTTTGACAGACCGTTTGAGGAGTCCATAACCTTCACCGCGGAGGGTCTCCGGTGA